The Armatimonadota bacterium genome has a window encoding:
- a CDS encoding polysaccharide deacetylase family protein, whose translation MPATTQRQPGGARRLVRGVLALFVLAVACGGVTLAGMYRQGHFFRYANPSQWILRWQGRYGFDARQGILRQGSARSRVVALTFDDGPHETSPELLDILKRYGAHATFFLVGSNVVRHPDYVKRMLAEGNDVGNHTRTHLRLPGLRADQIRAELENDTIVIERAATYRVRLFRPPGGQFDDRVTGEAAREGMLTVLWSNNTGDWQAKDSRWIVNRVLSDVRPGDIILLHEDYPQTLAAMPDILEGLQARGFRAVTVSELIRESGIHLPALRARVPLAGHSALR comes from the coding sequence ATGCCCGCAACAACCCAACGGCAACCTGGTGGCGCGCGCAGACTCGTGCGAGGCGTTCTGGCCCTGTTTGTACTGGCAGTGGCATGCGGAGGAGTGACCCTCGCCGGTATGTACCGGCAAGGCCATTTCTTCCGGTACGCCAACCCCAGTCAGTGGATACTACGCTGGCAGGGCCGCTACGGTTTCGACGCCCGGCAGGGGATCTTGCGACAGGGCTCTGCCCGCTCCCGAGTGGTGGCACTGACGTTCGACGACGGTCCCCACGAGACGAGTCCGGAACTCCTGGACATTCTGAAGCGGTATGGCGCCCATGCAACCTTCTTTCTGGTCGGATCCAACGTTGTGCGCCACCCGGACTATGTGAAGCGCATGCTGGCCGAAGGGAACGATGTGGGCAACCACACGCGAACGCACTTACGGCTTCCGGGGCTTCGGGCCGACCAGATCCGCGCCGAACTCGAAAACGACACTATCGTCATAGAACGAGCGGCCACTTACCGCGTCCGGCTGTTCAGGCCCCCGGGAGGGCAATTCGACGATCGGGTGACGGGGGAAGCCGCCAGAGAGGGGATGTTGACCGTGCTGTGGTCGAACAATACCGGCGACTGGCAGGCGAAGGACTCGCGCTGGATCGTTAATCGCGTGCTGAGCGACGTTCGACCCGGCGACATTATCCTCTTGCATGAGGACTATCCGCAGACCCTGGCCGCGATGCCGGATATTCTGGAGGGGCTTCAGGCGCGCGGTTTTCGCGCGGTGACGGTCTCCGAGTTGATCCGGGAATCCGGAATTCACCTGCCGGCGCTTCGGGCTAGAGTTCCTCTTGCCGGGCATTCCGCGCTGAGGTGA